The Candidatus Methylomirabilis sp. genomic interval GCGCCCGGCGCGCCCGCTCCGCCTTCGGCAGCCGGCGGCTCGGGCCCTTCCCCTTGGCCGGGGCCGGCGGCGCCTCCTCGTCCAACTCCTTTTCCTTCAGAACGCCGGGGGCAACCGCCTCAAGCCGCGCCCCGAACTCCTCGGCCGTGATGGGGGCCGCTCCCGCGCGGCGGGCGGCGGCGGCCACGGCCGCGTCCGAACTGACAACCACGACGCCGCTGCCGCCCCGCTCCAGGAGCCGCGCAATGACGGCATCGGCCGTCTCACCCGCCCGGGAGAAAGACACCGTCAGACCCCCGGCCCCGCTGGATGCGCCTACGCCGCCCGCGCCATCGAAGACGACGGTCACCGGGTGCCCCCGCGCCCGCCGGTAGGCCCGGAGTCGCGCACAGAGGGCGTCGCGCCCCGCCGCGAGCCCCTCGGCCCGCTCCACCATCCGGAGCTCCGGCAGACGCCGGATGACGTTATACCCGTCCACCAGGACGCGCAAGGGGCGACCTCAGACTGGGCGCGGCGGGCGACGGACGGCCACCAGCAGGGCCCGTGCGGCTGCACGCCCGTCCGGGGCGGCCATCACCGCCGAAATGGCCGCGACCCCGTCCGCCCCGGCCGCGAGGACCTCGGCGGCGTTGGCTGCGGTGATCCCTCCCACGGCCAGGAGCGCACACGGGACCGCAGGCCGGACCCGGCGGATGAGGTCCGGCCCAGCAGGCGGACCGTATGCCGCCTTTGCAGGGGTCGGGAAGATCGGGCCGAGGAGGACGAAGTCCGCTCCACCCTGCACCGCCTCGACGGCCTCCTCCTTGTTGTGGCAGGAGACCCCGAGGAGCATTCCAGGTCGCAGCAGGGGGCGCACCGCCGCCGGCGGCAGGCTCCGGCGCGTCAGGTGCACCCCGTCCGCTCCGACGCCGAGGGCCACGTCCACCCGATCGTTGATCAAGAGCACAGCCTCCCCCGCACGGGTCCGGGCCAGGAGGGACTCCGCCAGGCGGCAGAGGTCGCGGGCCGGCAGGTCCTTCTCCCGCAACTGGAAGGCCCTGGCGCCGCCCGCCAGGGCCTCCGCGACGACCGCGTCGAGCGACCGGCCGCCGGTCTGCTGCCGGTCGGTGATGACGTAGAGTCCCCACCGCCTGGGGTCGGGAGGGGACGGCGCCTCCCCCGCCTTAGGCAATCATCCCCTCCAGCGGAGAGGAGGCGGTGGCATAGAGCTTCTTCGGGATCCGGCCGGCGAGGAAGGCGAGGCGGCCAGCTTCGACGGCCTGGCGCATGGCCGCGGCCATCATGACCGGGTCCTTTGCCCCGGCGATGGCAGTGTTCATCAGGACCCCGTCGCAGCCCAACTCCATGGCGATCGCCGCGTCGGAGGCGGTCCCCACTCCGGCGTCCACGATGACCGGGATCTTGACCGCCTCCAGGATGATCCGGATGTTGTAGGGGTTCCGGATGCCGAGCCCGGACCCGATGGGCGCCCCGAGCGGCATCACCGCCGCTGCCCCCGCATCCTCGAGCTTCCTCGCCACCACCACATCATCGTTGGTGTAGGGGAGGACGACGAACCCCTCCTTGACCAGCACGCGCGTCGCCTGCACCAGCCCCTCGGTGTCGGGGAAGAGGGTCTTCTCGTCCCCGATGACCTCCAGTTTCACCCAGTTGGAGAGGCCCACCTCCCGGCCCAGCTGCGCGTACCGGATCGCGTCCTCCGCCGTGTAGCAGCCGGCGGTGTTCGGGAGGAGGGTGTAGCGGGACGCGTCAATGTAGTTGAGCAGGGACTCCTGCGTGCGGTCCAGGTTCACCCGGCGGACCGCCACCGTCACGATTTCGGCCCCCGAGGCCTCGTGGGCCCGCTGCATCGTGGCGTAATCGGGATACTTCCCCGTCCCGACGATCAGCCGGGAGCGGAACTCCCGGCCGCCCAGTCGGAGGGGGTCCTGGGTCACCATGCGGCCCCTCCTTCCCCCGTCCCGCCGGCCATAAAGGTGATGATCTCCACCGTGTCCCCATCCTTCAGGACCACCTCCGGGAACTGTTCCCGTCGGAGGATCTCGCCGTTCAGCTGCACCGCCACTCGCTGCGGGTGGATCTGGAGGTCGTCGAGCAGGCCCGTCACGGTCAGCCCCTCCCGGCCGACCCGAGTCTTGCCGTTTACCCGAAGCTGCATCGAGCTCCCCAAACACAAAGGGCCGCCTCTAGGGGGAGAGGCGGCCTCGAATCCCGCTTCCCTACGCCGGCATTACCCGGATCAGGTCCTGAGGGTTGCCCCGCGCGGTCGCGGGGCTCTCAGCGATGCCACCCCTAGCGGTGATGGGAAGCTACCACGGCCGCGGTGGTCTGTCAATGCGCTGCCCGGGCCAGCGCGAACGCCCGGTCGAGAACCGGGGCCAGCCCGTCGG includes:
- the thiS gene encoding sulfur carrier protein ThiS, whose amino-acid sequence is MQLRVNGKTRVGREGLTVTGLLDDLQIHPQRVAVQLNGEILRREQFPEVVLKDGDTVEIITFMAGGTGEGGAAW
- a CDS encoding thiazole synthase, whose amino-acid sequence is MVTQDPLRLGGREFRSRLIVGTGKYPDYATMQRAHEASGAEIVTVAVRRVNLDRTQESLLNYIDASRYTLLPNTAGCYTAEDAIRYAQLGREVGLSNWVKLEVIGDEKTLFPDTEGLVQATRVLVKEGFVVLPYTNDDVVVARKLEDAGAAAVMPLGAPIGSGLGIRNPYNIRIILEAVKIPVIVDAGVGTASDAAIAMELGCDGVLMNTAIAGAKDPVMMAAAMRQAVEAGRLAFLAGRIPKKLYATASSPLEGMIA
- a CDS encoding NYN domain-containing protein, with translation MRVLVDGYNVIRRLPELRMVERAEGLAAGRDALCARLRAYRRARGHPVTVVFDGAGGVGASSGAGGLTVSFSRAGETADAVIARLLERGGSGVVVVSSDAAVAAAARRAGAAPITAEEFGARLEAVAPGVLKEKELDEEAPPAPAKGKGPSRRLPKAERARRARLRRL
- the thiE gene encoding thiamine phosphate synthase; amino-acid sequence: MPKAGEAPSPPDPRRWGLYVITDRQQTGGRSLDAVVAEALAGGARAFQLREKDLPARDLCRLAESLLARTRAGEAVLLINDRVDVALGVGADGVHLTRRSLPPAAVRPLLRPGMLLGVSCHNKEEAVEAVQGGADFVLLGPIFPTPAKAAYGPPAGPDLIRRVRPAVPCALLAVGGITAANAAEVLAAGADGVAAISAVMAAPDGRAAARALLVAVRRPPRPV